Proteins encoded by one window of Salvia splendens isolate huo1 chromosome 7, SspV2, whole genome shotgun sequence:
- the LOC121811539 gene encoding glutathione S-transferase F11-like isoform X2, whose protein sequence is MVVKVYGATYAACPQRVMACLFELGFQFDLIKVDLQSGEQKQPQNLLRQPFGQVPSIEDGDFKLFESRAIIRYYSAKSASQGGTNLLGETLEDRALVDQWMEVEVNNYNPLIYTMVLQLVVLPQQGQVGDMELVRDCKGKLEKVLDVYEERLSKSKYLGGERFTIADLTHLPNTRFLMEEGGMEDLIKRRKNLHNWWLDISSRPSWLKVMDLPK, encoded by the exons ATGGTGGTTAAAGTTTATGGTGCCACCTATGCAGCTTGCCCACAGAGGGTTATGGCTTGCCTTTTCGAGTTAGGATTTCAATTTGATCTCATAAAAGTTGATCTTCAATCTGGAGAGCAGAAACAACCACAAAATCTACTAAGACAG CCCTTTGGACAAGTCCCTTCCATAGAGGATGGAGATTTCAAGCTTTTTG AATCTAGGGCAATAATCAGGTACTACTCAGCAAAAAGCGCAAGCCAAGGTGGCACAAATCTATTGGGTGAAACATTAGAAGATAGAGCCTTGGTGGACCAATGGATGGAAGTAGAAGTCAACAACTACAATCCATTGATTTACACAATGGTCCTCCAGCTTGTGGTTTTACCCCAACAGGGTCAAGTGGGCGACATGGAATTAGTCCGAGATTGCAAGGGTAAATTGGAGAAAGTGCTCGACGTGTACGAGGAGAGGCTGTCCAAGAGCAAATATTTGGGTGGGGAGAGGTTCACCATAGCAGATCTGACCCACCTTCCAAACACGAGGTTCCTTATGGAGGAAGGAGGTATGGAGGATTTGATCAAACGGAGGAAAAATCTCCACAATTGGTGGCTAGATATTTCCAGCCGTCCATCATGGCTAAAGGTCATGGACCTCCCAAAATAA
- the LOC121811538 gene encoding phytoene synthase 2, chloroplastic-like, with product MSVAMLWVVSPTSEVFNGVGFLEPARDGNRILDSFRHSSRCKNVISDGSLNKGRKKRQSFSSMNADLRYAFLGCSSLENGVRLSLTSSMVASPAGEIALTSEQKVYDVILKQAALVKRRLKPDEDLDVKPDIVLPGSLGLLSEAYDRYREVCAEYAKTFYLGTLLMTRERRTAIWAIYVWCRRTDELVDGPNASHITPMALDRWEARLEDIFRGHPFDMLNAALADTVSRFPVDIQPFRDMIEGMRMDLWKSRYKNFDELYLYCYYVAGTVGLMSVPIMGIAPESQATTESVYNNALALGLANQLTNILRDVGEDARRGRIYLPQDELAQAGLSEEDIFAGKVTDKWRVFMKKQIKRARKFFDDAENGVKELSSASRWPVWASLLLYRQILDEIEANDYNNFTRRAYVGKPKKILALPVAYAKSLVPPRSSFALLNT from the exons ATGTCTGTTGCCATGTTGTGGGTGGTTTCTCCCACCTCTGAGGTGTTTAATGGAGTTGGGTTCTTGGAGCCAGCCCGGGATGGGAACCGGATTCTTGATTCGTTTAGGCATAGTTCTCGGTGCAAGAATGTGATCAGCGATGGCAGCCTGAACAAGGGTAGGAAGAAAAGGCAGAGCTTTAGCTCTATGAATGCAGATCTGAGGTATGCCTTCCTGGGGTGTTCGAGCTTGGAGAATGGGGTTAGACTCTCTCTCACATCGAGTATGGTAGCTTCTCCAGCAGGGGAAATCGCCTTAACATCTGAACAGAAGGTCTATGATGTGATTTTGAAGCAGGCAGCCTTGGTTAAGAGAAGGCTGAAACCTGACGAGGATTTAGATGTGAAGCCGGATATTGTGCTTCCGGGATCTCTTGGCTTGTTGAGTGAAGCTTATGATCGTTATCGAGAAGTATGTGCTGAATATGCCAAGACATTTTACCTCG GTACACTGTTAATGACCCGGGAGAGGCGAACAGCTATCTGGGCAATATATg TCTGGTGTAGGAGAACAGATGAGCTTGTCGATGGGCCGAATGCATCACATATAACTCCAATGGCCTTAGATAGGTGGGAAGCGAGGCTGGAAGATATTTTTAGAGGGCACCCTTTTGATATGCTCAATGCTGCTCTAGCAGATACTGTTTCGAGGTTTCCCGTTGACATCCAG CCATTCAGGGACATGATCGAGGGAATGAGAATGGACCTGTGGAAGTCGAGATACAAGAACTTCGACGAGCTGTATCTCTACTGCTATTATGTGGCTGGTACTGTAGGATTGATGAGTGTGCCGATCATGGGCATAGCACCCGAGTCCCAGGCTACGACAGAGAGTGTCTATAATAATGCTTTGGCGTTAGGGCTTGCTAATCAGTTGACCAACATTCTCAGAGACGTTGGAGAAGA TGCGCGACGTGGAAGAATCTATCTGCCTCAGGACGAATTGGCACAGGCGGGGCTATCAGAGGAGGACATATTTGCTGGGAAAGTAACTGATAAATGGAGAGTTTTCATGAAGAAGCAGATCAAGAGAGCGAGAAAATTCTTCGATGATGCAGAGAATGGCGTGAAAGAGCTGAGTTCGGCCAGCAGATGGCCG GTGTGGGCGTCGTTGCTTCTGTACCGACAGATCCTTGACGAGATAGAAGCAAATGACTACAACAACTTTACAAGGAGGGCTTATGTTGGCAAACCAAAGAAGATTTTAGCTTTGCCAGTTGCATATGCTAAGTCCCTTGTTCCTCCAAGAAGCTCATTTGCTCTTCTAAACACTTGA
- the LOC121811539 gene encoding glutathione S-transferase F11-like isoform X1, with protein sequence MVVKVYGATYAACPQRVMACLFELGFQFDLIKVDLQSGEQKQPQNLLRQLIAFFAALWTSPFHRGWRFQAFWAIIRYYSAKSASQGGTNLLGETLEDRALVDQWMEVEVNNYNPLIYTMVLQLVVLPQQGQVGDMELVRDCKGKLEKVLDVYEERLSKSKYLGGERFTIADLTHLPNTRFLMEEGGMEDLIKRRKNLHNWWLDISSRPSWLKVMDLPK encoded by the exons ATGGTGGTTAAAGTTTATGGTGCCACCTATGCAGCTTGCCCACAGAGGGTTATGGCTTGCCTTTTCGAGTTAGGATTTCAATTTGATCTCATAAAAGTTGATCTTCAATCTGGAGAGCAGAAACAACCACAAAATCTACTAAGACAG TTAATCGCATTTTTTGCAGCCCTTTGGACAAGTCCCTTCCATAGAGGATGGAGATTTCAAGCTTTTTG GGCAATAATCAGGTACTACTCAGCAAAAAGCGCAAGCCAAGGTGGCACAAATCTATTGGGTGAAACATTAGAAGATAGAGCCTTGGTGGACCAATGGATGGAAGTAGAAGTCAACAACTACAATCCATTGATTTACACAATGGTCCTCCAGCTTGTGGTTTTACCCCAACAGGGTCAAGTGGGCGACATGGAATTAGTCCGAGATTGCAAGGGTAAATTGGAGAAAGTGCTCGACGTGTACGAGGAGAGGCTGTCCAAGAGCAAATATTTGGGTGGGGAGAGGTTCACCATAGCAGATCTGACCCACCTTCCAAACACGAGGTTCCTTATGGAGGAAGGAGGTATGGAGGATTTGATCAAACGGAGGAAAAATCTCCACAATTGGTGGCTAGATATTTCCAGCCGTCCATCATGGCTAAAGGTCATGGACCTCCCAAAATAA